A genomic region of Candidatus Pseudomonas phytovorans contains the following coding sequences:
- the cobG gene encoding precorrin-3B synthase, giving the protein MPDTPLTQADAPNVSPRPSACPGLWRIVSARDGGICRIKLPGGLLLADQADAVATAAERFAGGVIEATNRGNLQIRGIGNEHRALVETLLAAGLGPRDAAGDDVRNLMLSPLAGHDPAMLLDARPLAGQILDLLEGTPRFHQLSAKFAVQLDAGEHLAMLEHPHDLWLSALRLEQQTWLAFGLAGCPADGPVLGAVPLAQGLGLVHAVLARFLDLATPAQSRMRQLLEVYSATDFVDGLGLDIRRDAAVLAWRREQHSASWLGKLPQAQGVALGVAPPQGRLTPAMLRGTARIAREWGDGSLRLSPWQSLVLTNLPAHHIDQAQAQLSALGLLCHDHEPLARISACTGASGCAKALGETKADAVALAALLGPGVPASVHLSGCPRSCAVAHVAPATLLARSPGRYDLYLRDARQPGFGALRGTDLTLNEAGAMLDLPTEHLDD; this is encoded by the coding sequence TTGCCGGACACCCCATTGACCCAGGCCGATGCCCCCAACGTTTCGCCCCGCCCCTCGGCCTGCCCGGGGTTATGGCGCATTGTCAGTGCCCGTGATGGCGGTATCTGCCGCATCAAGCTGCCGGGCGGCCTGCTGCTGGCCGACCAGGCCGATGCAGTGGCGACGGCAGCCGAGCGCTTCGCCGGCGGCGTGATCGAGGCCACCAACCGAGGCAACCTGCAGATCCGCGGCATTGGCAATGAACATCGCGCCTTGGTCGAGACCCTGCTCGCCGCCGGCCTGGGCCCGCGCGATGCGGCCGGTGACGATGTGCGCAACCTGATGCTCAGCCCGCTGGCCGGGCATGACCCGGCGATGCTGCTGGACGCACGGCCGTTGGCCGGGCAGATCCTCGACCTGCTGGAAGGCACCCCGCGTTTTCACCAGTTGTCGGCCAAGTTTGCCGTGCAGCTGGATGCCGGCGAACACCTGGCCATGCTTGAACACCCCCACGACCTGTGGCTATCGGCCCTTCGCCTGGAGCAGCAGACTTGGCTGGCGTTCGGCCTGGCGGGTTGCCCGGCCGATGGCCCGGTACTCGGCGCGGTGCCATTGGCGCAGGGCCTTGGGCTGGTGCACGCGGTGCTGGCGCGCTTTCTGGACCTGGCAACCCCGGCGCAGTCGCGCATGCGCCAGTTGCTTGAAGTGTACTCGGCAACCGATTTCGTCGATGGGCTTGGCCTGGATATCCGCCGCGATGCCGCCGTGCTCGCCTGGCGCCGTGAACAGCACAGCGCCTCGTGGCTGGGCAAGCTGCCGCAGGCGCAGGGCGTGGCCCTTGGCGTAGCCCCGCCGCAAGGCCGTCTGACCCCCGCCATGCTGCGTGGCACCGCGCGCATTGCCCGTGAGTGGGGCGACGGCAGCCTGCGCCTCAGCCCTTGGCAAAGCCTCGTGCTGACCAACCTGCCAGCACACCACATCGACCAGGCCCAGGCGCAACTGTCTGCGCTGGGCCTGCTGTGTCACGACCATGAACCCCTGGCGCGCATCAGTGCCTGCACCGGCGCCAGCGGCTGTGCCAAGGCCCTGGGCGAGACCAAGGCCGACGCCGTTGCCCTGGCCGCGCTGCTGGGCCCCGGCGTGCCCGCCAGTGTGCACTTGTCTGGCTGCCCCCGTTCCTGCGCCGTGGCCCATGTTGCCCCGGCCACCCTGCTGGCCCGCTCGCCGGGCCGTTATGACCTCTATTTGCGTGACGCGCGCCAGCCCGGCTTCGGCGCCCTGCGCGGCACCGACCTTACCTTGAATGAAGCAGGCGCCATGCTCGACCTGCCGACGGAGCACCTTGATGATTGA
- a CDS encoding precorrin-8X methylmutase: MIDYIRDGQEIYRNSFRIIREEARLERIPADLEKLAVRVIHACGMVDAIDGLQFSEGAGRAGREALLNGAPILCDAHMVAEGITRARLPADNKVICTLRDPSVPGLAKDAGNTRSAVALELWRPYLEGSVVVIGNAPTALFYLLEMIDAGAPKPALILGFPVGFVGAAESKAMLAADSRGVPFVIMQGRLGGSAMAAAAVNALATEVE, translated from the coding sequence ATGATTGACTACATCCGCGATGGTCAGGAGATCTATCGCAATTCCTTCCGGATCATCCGTGAGGAAGCTCGACTTGAGCGGATCCCCGCAGACCTCGAAAAGCTCGCCGTACGCGTGATCCACGCCTGTGGCATGGTCGATGCCATCGATGGCCTGCAGTTCTCCGAGGGCGCTGGCCGTGCAGGGCGCGAGGCGCTGCTCAACGGCGCGCCGATCCTGTGCGATGCGCACATGGTCGCCGAAGGCATCACCCGGGCCCGTCTGCCAGCGGACAACAAAGTCATTTGCACACTACGCGACCCCAGCGTACCGGGCCTGGCCAAAGACGCCGGCAATACCCGTTCCGCCGTTGCCCTGGAGCTGTGGCGCCCGTACCTGGAAGGCAGCGTGGTGGTGATCGGCAACGCGCCTACCGCGCTGTTCTACCTGCTGGAGATGATCGACGCTGGCGCACCCAAGCCAGCGCTGATCCTCGGCTTTCCGGTCGGGTTCGTCGGCGCTGCCGAGTCCAAGGCAATGCTCGCTGCCGACAGCCGTGGGGTGCCGTTCGTGATCATGCAAGGCCGCCTTGGCGGTAGCGCGATGGCCGCCGCCGCGGTCAACGCCCTGGCCACGGAGGTGGAGTGA
- a CDS encoding precorrin-2 C(20)-methyltransferase, with protein MAPRGRLLGLGVGPGDPELITLKALRLLREAPVVGYFVAKGKRGNAFGIIEAHLQPEQTLLPLVYPVTTEALPAPLSYEQVISDFYDEASVQVAEHLDAGRDVAVICEGDPFFYGSYMYLHDRLAQRYEAQVIPGVCSMLGGASVLGAPLVYRNQSLSVLSGVLPAEELKRRLADADAAVIMKLGRNFPKVRDVLAELGLDGRALYVERATMANQKIVPLDQVDPQSSPYFSLIIVPGEKWQG; from the coding sequence ATGGCGCCGCGTGGACGTCTGCTTGGCCTGGGCGTGGGCCCTGGCGACCCTGAACTGATCACCCTCAAGGCCTTGCGCCTGCTGCGCGAGGCACCGGTGGTCGGTTACTTCGTGGCCAAGGGCAAGCGGGGCAACGCCTTCGGCATCATCGAGGCGCACCTGCAACCCGAGCAGACGCTGCTGCCGCTGGTTTACCCGGTAACCACCGAAGCCCTGCCGGCGCCGCTTTCCTACGAGCAGGTGATCAGCGACTTCTACGACGAAGCCAGCGTGCAGGTGGCCGAGCATCTGGATGCCGGCCGCGATGTGGCGGTGATCTGCGAAGGTGACCCGTTCTTCTACGGGTCCTACATGTACCTGCACGACCGCTTGGCGCAGCGCTATGAGGCCCAAGTAATCCCCGGCGTCTGCTCGATGCTGGGTGGCGCCTCGGTACTGGGCGCGCCGCTGGTGTACCGCAACCAGAGCCTGTCGGTATTGTCTGGCGTACTGCCCGCCGAAGAGCTCAAGCGCCGCCTGGCCGACGCCGATGCAGCGGTGATCATGAAGCTTGGGCGCAACTTCCCCAAAGTACGTGACGTACTGGCCGAACTTGGCCTGGACGGGCGTGCGCTGTATGTGGAGCGGGCTACCATGGCCAACCAGAAGATCGTGCCGCTGGACCAGGTTGACCCGCAGTCGTCGCCGTACTTCTCGCTGATCATCGTGCCGGGGGAAAAATGGCAGGGATGA
- the cobJ gene encoding precorrin-3B C(17)-methyltransferase, producing the protein MAGMSMHKEPAIVILGPGSLATAQRIQQCYPKATIHGLEGRVEGADQSYSSFGDTLRGLYQQDTPIIALCAAGIVIRSLASLLSEKGSEPPVLAVAEDGSAVVPLLGGLGGVNVMAREIAEALGVAAAITTSGELRFGTCLLNPPQGYALADIEQGKRFVSDLLAGESVRIEGDAPWLQQVQLPASEDARRTIHVGHQARPANRDELLIHPRSVVVGVAGGNLHGIRAALQQAGIAEPAVACVLADEQAMADGALHEAAQALGVALRFAAKPHNVAGMVAAALPGARLIEQADVVIAVASAPVEVVQVGRRRGRLAVIGLGPGAAELMVPAVKAELAQAEDVLGYETYVRMAGPFRDDQIMHCTDNREEMQRARHAFELAAQGRSVVVVSSGDPGVFAMAAAVLEALHESSDPAWHRVDLEILPGVSASLATAAQAGAPLGHDFCVMSLSDNLKPWSIIEKRLDLAAQADLVLAFYNPISKARPHQLGVALEVVRRHREGNTPVVLGRDIGRPGQTLKVVTLAELLPEMVDMRTMVLVGSSTTCVFPRLSGGVWAYTPRWYPSAS; encoded by the coding sequence ATGGCAGGGATGAGCATGCACAAGGAACCGGCGATCGTCATCCTTGGCCCGGGCAGCCTGGCGACGGCGCAGCGTATACAGCAATGTTATCCAAAGGCCACGATCCACGGCCTGGAGGGGCGTGTCGAGGGTGCGGACCAGTCGTATAGCTCATTCGGCGATACCCTGCGCGGGCTGTACCAGCAAGACACGCCGATCATCGCCCTGTGTGCGGCGGGCATCGTCATTCGCAGCCTGGCCAGCCTGCTCAGCGAGAAAGGCAGCGAGCCGCCGGTGCTGGCAGTAGCCGAGGATGGCAGTGCGGTGGTGCCGCTGCTCGGTGGCCTGGGTGGCGTGAACGTGATGGCACGCGAAATCGCCGAAGCGTTGGGCGTTGCCGCAGCGATCACCACCAGCGGCGAGCTGCGTTTCGGCACCTGCCTGCTTAACCCGCCGCAAGGTTATGCCTTGGCGGATATCGAGCAGGGCAAGCGCTTTGTTTCTGATTTGCTGGCGGGTGAGTCGGTGCGCATCGAGGGCGATGCACCGTGGCTGCAACAAGTGCAGTTGCCTGCCAGTGAAGACGCCCGGCGTACCATTCATGTGGGGCACCAGGCCCGCCCGGCTAACCGCGACGAACTGTTGATCCACCCGCGCTCGGTGGTAGTGGGTGTTGCAGGTGGCAACCTGCATGGTATTCGTGCTGCATTGCAGCAGGCCGGCATCGCCGAGCCAGCCGTTGCCTGCGTGCTGGCGGACGAACAAGCCATGGCCGACGGTGCCCTGCATGAGGCTGCGCAGGCTTTGGGTGTTGCCCTGCGCTTCGCTGCCAAGCCGCACAATGTGGCTGGCATGGTTGCCGCGGCATTGCCAGGAGCCCGATTGATCGAGCAGGCAGATGTGGTCATCGCCGTGGCGTCGGCCCCGGTCGAGGTGGTACAGGTTGGCCGCCGCCGTGGCCGTCTGGCTGTCATCGGCCTGGGCCCGGGTGCTGCCGAGTTGATGGTGCCGGCGGTCAAGGCCGAGCTTGCGCAGGCTGAAGATGTACTGGGCTACGAAACCTACGTGCGCATGGCCGGGCCGTTTCGTGACGACCAGATCATGCACTGCACCGACAATCGTGAAGAGATGCAGCGCGCCCGGCATGCCTTCGAACTGGCGGCCCAAGGCCGTTCGGTGGTGGTGGTGTCGTCGGGTGACCCTGGCGTGTTCGCCATGGCCGCCGCCGTGCTTGAAGCCTTGCACGAGTCCAGTGACCCGGCGTGGCATCGCGTCGACCTCGAGATCCTGCCCGGGGTGTCTGCTTCGCTCGCAACGGCCGCCCAGGCAGGCGCACCGCTGGGGCATGACTTCTGCGTGATGTCGCTGTCGGATAACCTCAAGCCTTGGTCGATCATTGAAAAACGGCTGGACCTGGCAGCCCAGGCCGACCTGGTGCTGGCATTCTACAACCCGATTTCCAAGGCTCGGCCGCACCAGTTAGGGGTGGCGCTGGAGGTGGTGCGCCGGCATCGCGAGGGGAACACGCCTGTAGTCCTTGGCCGTGACATCGGTAGGCCGGGGCAGACGCTGAAGGTAGTCACCTTGGCCGAACTGCTGCCGGAAATGGTCGATATGCGCACCATGGTGTTGGTCGGCTCCTCTACAACCTGTGTGTTCCCTCGCCTCTCGGGTGGGGTGTGGGCCTACACGCCGCGCTGGTACCCGTCCGCCAGCTAG